The genome window AAACACTCCTGCTGGGTGCACAGAGACCGGTCAGTTCTGTCTATAGGCGTCACATCTGGATCGGAGCATGAACGGCTGCTAACGAGCTCCAGCTGAGCTTTAATGAAGGGATGAGAGGTTGAGGTTCCCGCTGAGGGACGGGTGGTCCAAATCCAACATCCTTCAGTGGGTTCTAGAATAAAGAAGTATTTAAGAGGGCTGGGATCTATGTAATCTCTTTTTAAAATAGGTCTGAAGTGTCCAGGTGATAAAAATAAGTTGGCTTTGTTTCTTGGTGCAGATTCATCTACTTTGGTGGCTATGGATGCAAAACCATAGGGGAGGTGCAAAACACACCGTCGTCAAATTTTGTCGTGGAAGAGATGTCCTGGGTAAAAAATGATAAGGAGGATAATGAGCTAAtgttattaaattaaaatcagTAGTGAAGCAAATGTAAGATAATCttttcagtttaattaaaagGTTTTTCTCTTTTAGACGACAATTGGAAACACGATCTTCAGGTGCTGGGGCTGGAACAACGAGGTCAATGTGTTTGATACGCACTCGGCCACGTGGACCATGCCGGAGACCCGCGTGAGTCCAACATGGCTTCAGATTGAAGTCAAGCTCGTTCCTGAGTGAAATGTTGTGACTATCCTGGGTTGTGTTCATCTCCAGggtcctgctccttctcccagAGGCTGCCATGCCAGCGCCCTGCTAGGAAACAAAGGCTACGTCTGTGGCGGCTGGGTGAGAGGCCTTGACTTGACTGTTCCTCATCAAACGTCTGTCTAACCCAGGTTCACGTGCTGCTGTAAGCTCGTGGTCACGTCGCCCTCTCACTTCCAGTTAAGGGAAATCATAGCAGTGGAGCACACAGACCTTTAGACAATGGAGAACTCCCCACTTTGTGGTCAGAGTTTGGGATAAGCCCTTTCCTGTTTCAACGTCCCTTTCCTGTTGAGACGCGATGAGGTCTTGTGCACAAAGTCAGATCGGTTcagaaataaaggttttctgAGTTTGGTGTGGACTGGTTTGCACAAATCTGACCTCAACACCTTTTTGATACGACCCTGAAGACTAAGACTGAGGCTTCATCCGCCTTCGTCAGCATCGCTGTTGTGGGGAAGTGGGAACGAGTCCCTGCAGCTGGGCAAATTTAGGCCCCTTCTTTTCTAAAGAGATGAGGATGAAATTCAAATCCTCGGGTTCATGGTGTATATTGTTGTTTGTAGGAGGCAGCAGAGCTGGACATGTTCTGCTTGGAcctggacacctggacctggactCAAATGTAAAGCCTCCTTCAGAtcctttcattttgttcatcACTTCTATCGCCAAGTCTCACTTCACTGTGTCCATCAGAGACTCACCATCGCCCTGCGTTCCCCTGGGCCGCTCCATGCACACCATGACAGCCGTGTCCCATCACAGCCTCTTCATATACGGAGGCCTGGGCGTAGATGGAAACACTCTCAGTAAGGGACCCTGAGTTTATCATACTTGAATGTGTGGCCATCTGCTGAGAAAGGAAAGACCACAGATGCatcatctgttttgttttttttctagacGACGCCTGGGAGTTCAACGTACAGAAGAAATGCTGGAACAAGTTGAGGCATCCACACCAGGATAAGCCCAGGTAGCCGACCCATCTCATCAAAGTCATTCACATTGTGCCTCTAAAGGCAAAAAGCATGTGCAATGAACCGTTGCCTGATTGAACATGCAGCTAATGATCAAACTGCTGAACACGGACATTTTCTTCCTGGTGTGTTCATGTAAACACAAGTCAAAGCTGATGTATAAGCAAGCGTGCGGCCCGGGTTCCAGTGGTTGAAGCCCCTTCCTCATCCAGACTGTTCCCTTAGGGTCTGTCACACGGCGTCCCTGGGGAGCGACGACGACGTGGTCGTGTTCGGGGGAAGCAGCAACCTGCGCATCCTCATGGACTCGGTGAGCAGCTCTGTCCATGAAGGATTACTAAGAGTACTAAGAGTTAAAGCTGCTCCTTGAAGGTTTATTTTTAGCTGCAGCACTAATACTCCAGACTAACTTCATTCCTGTGATATTATGACGTGAACTAATGATCCCTGAACCAGTGAACTGGTTGCACAATGAAAGTGGCTTagaagctcagtgtatttaCATCATGATCTAAAGCTATGATATGAAAGCATTGCAAATACAAATCACACAGTAAAGCTACTTTGTGGCTACAGGACGTATCCTGTGGGGACCATGAATGCCTCACGGTCGTCACAAACTGTTGTTGTTAACCCTTTTTGTCAGGTGGCTGTTCTCAGGGCTCCAACACAAACTCACTGCAGAGACGTGATCATATTTCAGACGCAGCCGTACTCTCTGTTCAGGTAAGGTGACGTTTGATCCACATTTGTAGCCACTGACTTAATGTGACTGACAGTAGCAGGCTGAAGTAGATGTCATCTTTTAGCATAATCTAAAGATGCTAATATTGACACTCGTTTATTGGAGGCGTTAATCATTAACCTGAGTTCGCTTCAGTTCCCGAACAAgctgtgtttcatttcctgtctagGTTGTGTGAGGACTTCATAGGGAAAAACTCTGAGCTGTTTGCGAAGCCCATAAAATGGTTGCCGTCAAAACTGAGAAGCAAAGTTGAGAAGAGAGTCTCCTTTTTCTCCAACATGAAGCCTGTCCCTACGACTTGAAGTCAGACTGTAGTCATTGACTACTTTAAATGTGAGCtgatgtttaatttaaattatggTGCTGAAAGTGCATGGTTTTAACTCTCACAACTaaacacactgtaaataaagtgttttcttatttttagaTAAACAGATTTGGTCAGTGAAACTTTTAGTCCAGtgatttttgatgttttgaaATTTGTTGAATAAAATTATTGTTTACATGtcacatttgttcttttttttttttgttttgatctaCCTAATATTACTTTGTAGACTGTAAAAGTAATGTATTCTTAATATAACAAAAGCTTCAGGGTTCTGGTATTTACTAGTCGGAAGATCATGCAGGACCTCAGATGGCTGCATTTCACCGTATGTCTTCGGCAGTTTTAAATACATCTTTACACTTTCTTTCACACCGTTCTTCAAGTAAATTCTACTGAAGTAGACTAGTATTTACAAATATGGGTTCATACAATTAGTTGCAGGACAAAAGGCAAAgcagagctgatggaggagtTTTTAGTAGCGTTTTGGTGCGTTGGGAGTCTGTGACCGCCTGAAGCTGTTtctcacaggtgtgtgtgaaatACGTACGTAGGGAGAGGAACATAGGGAGCCATTTACATTAAATTTACTTAGTGGAGGCACAAATGGTCTACTGTAAAAATGACAGTTATTGCTAAAAATAGCTCAGCACCACATTAacttatgaatatttaaaacgAGTGAGCGTTTGAACCTCCTTAGTTTACATGCATCAGCTCACCcctccactagatggcgccacaGCAGCGGGGTGGGGTTGTACAGCTGGGTGGATGACTGGTTCAGTGTTCTCATCATagtctatacacacacaccctccttcagctgctgcacgcGCCTCTTCTAAACCTGGATCTAATGATGCACGATAGGTCCATGGCTCAGTCCCACAACCTGCGGCATTTCACCACTCTGAAATGTCAATTTGGATGTTTTGtgcatgaaaaacaatgtgTGAAATTTCAACACTAATATGCATTTGCAAGACAGAGTTATCATCTGTTCAATATAGCCACGCTAAGCTGATGCCGGGTTTGAAGCTGTGAGTTTCCCAAGCAAACCTGGTTTTGCTGCACAAGATGAAAGCTTCTGAAGGAAGGTTTGTTAGTTTCATgaacaaatcacacaaaagcCTCTACACACCTCAGTGCACACCTCTACTATCTAACATATACATAGAGCTCAAACAGCAGCCAGGATGAACAAAAAGTCTGGCACTGTTTAAGTTTATGCAAGTGCAGTCAGTCCTTTCTacacgccttctgctgaggaagcacaGGCAGGggtctcagaggtggacttgtccatcacccaggctgaggtcaccgaggtagttagtaagctcctcggtggcagggcagcaggggtggatgagatccgccCTGAATACCTCAAGTCTCTAGATGTTGTGgcgctgtcttgggtgacacgcctctgcaacatcgcgtggacagTGGGGACAGTTCCTGTGGACTGGACAACTGGGGTGTActgagtgtgttccaactacaGAGGGATCCCAATTCTCAGCCTCTccgggaaagtctatgccagggtactggagaggagaattcgggcTGATAGTTGAACCTACaagcagagcaggagcttggttcattgccagcaataagtcagacctgttgcTGGTGCATGTTGAACTTCGGcggggctgccctttgtcaacggtactctttattatttttatggacagaatatctagggcggtttgcagctgagtgtgaagcggctgggatgaatGTCTTGGGGTCCCTTGGGTAGTTCACGAGTGATGGAAGAAAGGGGCGTGAGACTGACAGAAGGatcggtgcagcggctgcagcaatGCAGCCGGTGTACCGgtctgtcgtggtgaagagggagcaaAGGgcgaagctctcaatttaccggtcagtCTATGTttctaccctcacctatggtcatgagctttgggtcatgaccgaaaggacaAGATCTTGATACAAGCGGCCGAAAAGAGCTTCCTctgtagggtggctgggcgctcccttagagataaggtgaggagctctgtcacttGAGAGGAGTTCGGAgtagagttgctgctcctccacatcaagaggagccatctgaggtggctcgggcatctagttcggatgcctcctggacgcccccCTGGACGCccccctggggaggtgttccaggcatgtcccactggtaggaggccaTGGGGAAGAccctggcctgggaacgtctcgGGGTCCCAACGGAAGAGCGAGGACATGTCcagagagagggaagtctggagttCTTTGTTTAGACTGCTgaccccgcgacccggccctgGATAAAGCGGTTGAAATTGGACGGATGAATGGACAAATATAACATACAGTTGCTATTTACTATAGCCAGAAATCCACCTGTTTGAATTAGTGTCTAACCAAAATGTATACAACGGTTATGTGTTAGCCAACAACAAGTATGGGTATGTACAGAGTTGTGCAATGATGTGCCATATTAAATTGTGCAATGGTTGTGGGGTAAAGTAGGGGTGTATGAATGGGGTAAAGGAGTCAGTGGGGGGCAGAGCTCAGTAAGGACACAGCTCGAGGAGAGAAGCTGTTCCTCAGTCTGCTTGTTTTTGTCCGGGGGAACCTGAAGTGCCTGCCCGAAGGCAGGAGAGAGAACAGTCCGTAGGGGGTGAGGAGTCCTTAAAATACTGCGTGCTCGACACAGACACTGTCTCTTTTGGGGGTCCTCATTGGACATAAGTGGAGTCCCTGTGATGCGTTGGGCAGTTTTCATCACTCGCTGCAGTGCCTTACGCTCCACAGCAGAGCGCTCCCGTACCAGACTGTGACACAGTTAATTAGGATGCTCTCTACTGTGCAGCGGTGGGAGTTCACCAGGATGGACGAGTACAGCTGGTTCTTCAAGAagcccagggctccagctcccattcTCGAGCCATCATTGCATGGGTTAATACGTGGAGCGATTGCGTCCTGTTTCACAACTTGGCaaacaaaatgcagatttttttctttaccgTCACTCTCTACAAGCTCATTAATGCGTTTATAGATGGGTGTTTGACACAATTACTTCTTTCATCGCGCAAAAACGGGCAAATAAAACTCGAAATGAGGCAAGACAGGAAGTAGCCTCTacggaagccgacaggtgcttggctgctactgtcacgcgattctctgttttgtttttgtttttttgtcaggcGCCCTTTTCGCGCCAGTGACGTTGGCGCTGCTCCAGTGAGTTAGCAAACGAACTCAGTTGGCGTATTTCCCATCtttcaagatggaggagaattatTTAAGTAGTCTTAGAACATTTTCAAAACGAAAACTCATAACCAAAGGAAGACCAACGCCGGAGCCtaaaggtttgcttcaaactactggacagaaaacGGACTCGTACACCCGAAAAGACATAAACTGACTTTACTGTTTTCACCCTGTGATAACGTCTGGACTAACACGGGAtcttgtataaaatatataaaactaagaccacaaatggttgtcagttttctaaaaaaataactgatgacaccaacatagatttttaagtcaagtaaagtTTTGTGTTGAGTGCTGTGTAaactaaataaggcagaagtcctgtgttaacccaaagcaaagcaaagcgaaGCAAACTTCCTTCAGTGGGTTCTAGAATTAATAAGTATTTAGGAGGGCTGGCATTCATGGAAtctcaacttttttttcttctagttctattttttaaattgatttgaaaaataaattttgggttttgtttgtttgtgcagattAATCTACTTTGGTGCCTATGGATGCAAAACCTATGGAGTACGATGACATACAGTCAATGTAAAACAATGGTTTGTCGGTTTAATTAAaagtttgttttgtctttttagtCAGTGGAGGATGATAGTGTAGATGATTCAATATGCTGGGGATGGAACAATGAGGTCTGTGTGTTTAATACACACCTGGTTACGTGGATCTTGCCGGACACCAGCGTGAGTTAAACATGGCTTCAGATTGAAGTCAAGCTCATTCCTGAGTGAAATGTTGTGACTATCCTGGGTTGTGTTCATCTCCAGggtcctgctccttctcccagAGGCTGCCATGCCAGCGCCCTGCTAGGAAACAAAGGCTACGTCTGTGGCGGCTGGGTGAGAGGCCTTGACTTGACTGTTCCTCATCAAACGTCTGTCTAACCCAGGTTCACGTGCTGCTGTAAACTCGTGGTCACGTCGCCCTCTCACTTCCAGTTAAGGGAAATCATAGCAGTGGAGCACACAGACCTTTAGACAATGGAGAACTCCCCACTTTGTGGTCAGAGTTTGGGATAAGCCCTTTCCTGTTTCAACGTCCCTTTCCTGTTGAGACGCGATGAGGTCTTGTGCACAAAGTCAGATCGGTTtagaaataaaggttttctgAGTTTGGTGTGGACTGTTTTGCACAAATCTGACCTCAACACATTTTTGATACGACCCCAAAGACTGAGGCTTCATCCGCCTACGTCAGCATCGCTGTTGTGGGGAAGTGGGAACGAGTCCCTGCAGCTGGGCAAATTTAGGCCCCTTCTTTTCTAAAGAGATGAGGATGACATTTAAATCTTTTATATATGGAGGCCTGGGCGTAGATGCAAACAGTAAGGGACCCTGATCATACTTGAATGTGTGGCCATTTGCTGAGAAAGGAAAGACAAAAGATGCatcatctgttttgtttttcttctagaCGACGCCTGGGAGTTTAACGTACAGAAGAAATGCTGGAACAAGTTGAGGCATCCACACCAGGATAAGCCCAGGTAGCCGACCCATCTCATCAAAGTCATTCACATTGTGCCTCTAAAGGCAAAAAGCATGTGAAAGGAACCGTTGCCTGATTGAACATGCAGCTAATGATCAAACTGCTGAACACGGACATTTCCTTCCTGGTGTGTTCATGTAAACACAAGTCAAAGCTGATGTATAAGCAAGCGCTTGACCCGGGTTCCAGTGGTTGAAGCCCTTCCCTCATCCAGACTGTTCCCTTGGGAGCGACGACGACGTGGTCGTGTTCGGGGGAAGCAGCAACCTGCGCATCCTCATGGACTCGGTGAGCAGCTCTGTCCATGAAGGATTTACTGTACTAAGAGTTAAAGCTGCTCCTTGAAGGTTTATTTTTAGCTGCAGCGCTTATACTCCAGACTACCTTCATTCCTGTGATATTGTGACGTGAACTAATGATCCGTGAACCAGTGAACTGGTTGCACAATGAAAGTGGCTTagaagctcagtgtatttaCATCATGATCTAAAGCTATGATATGAAAGCATTGCAAATACGAATCACACAGTAAAGCTACTTTGTGGCTACAGGACGTATCCTGTGGGGACCATGAATGCCTCACGGTCGTCACAAACTGTTGTTGTTAACCCTTTTTTTCAGGTGGCTGTTCTCAGGGCTCCAACACAAACTCACAGCAGAGACGTGATCATATTTCAGAGACAGCCGTACTCTCTGTTCAGGTAAGGTGATATTCGATCCACATCTGTAGCctgacttttttcttttgtgagaCTGACCATAACAGACTGAAGTAGGCGTCATCTATAGCATCATGCTAACATTGACACTTCTTTATTGGAGGTGTTAATCATTAACCTGAGTTCAGCTTCTGAACGTTTCATTTTCTGTCTAGATTGTGTGGAAGCCTGTCCCATAAATGTATgaagtgtattttttttaggTGAAAAGATTTGATTAgtgattttttaaaatttattgaTAGTTATTGTTGAcatgtatttttgtttattaagaCTGTCTAATCTGAGGAGCGAAGTGAGGGGAACTGACACACGTGTTCCAAagattctgtaaaaaaaaaaagtgtatttttatatgaaaaaaaattgGTAAATAAAGTTGTTGACATGCCatctatttgtttatttttaagacCTGATGTTGAAAATATTACTTAGtagactaaaataaaaaaaaataataattccaTCCTTCACTGAACTAAATGAAATCTTAAAATCTGTTTTTTGAAGCATGTCTTTATATTAAGGACAATGTTCTGTTATTTACAAGTAGTAAGAACACACAGGACCTCAGGTGGCTGCATTTTACCGTATGTCTTCTGTTTTAGTTTTAAATGCACCTTTAGACTTAGTTCTTCAGGTAAATTCTACTGAAGTAGACTAGTATTAAATTATGGGAACCCATATTTGTAGTTGGAGGAAAAAAGGCAAAGCAGAGCCAGATGGAGGAGTTTTTAGTAGCGTTTTGGTGCGTTGGGAGTCTGTGACCGCCTGAAGCTGCTTCACACAGGCCGGACGTAGTTTGCAGGCAGCATGCCCCGCTGGCCCGTGCGCTGGTTGCACCCGAACACCCATCCC of Betta splendens chromosome 19, fBetSpl5.4, whole genome shotgun sequence contains these proteins:
- the LOC114845988 gene encoding kelch domain-containing protein 1-like — encoded protein: MDGGALRRLERSSHTAFIHNNTLYVWGGYQVVAGEDVMLPGDEIWLCDLDSGTWEQRSITGDIPSDLSGFCGSLLNGMLYIFGGCDPSSYSNQMFRLNLTEQSFSWVKVIGTKGTTPSPRSKHSCWVHRDRFIYFGGYGCKTIGEVQNTPSSNFVVEEMSWTTIGNTIFRCWGWNNEVNVFDTHSATWTMPETRGPAPSPRGCHASALLGNKGYVCGGWEAAELDMFCLDLDTWTWTQIDSPSPCVPLGRSMHTMTAVSHHSLFIYGGLGVDGNTLNDAWEFNVQKKCWNKLRHPHQDKPRVCHTASLGSDDDVVVFGGSSNLRILMDSVAVLRAPTQTHCRDVIIFQTQPYSLFRLCEDFIGKNSELFAKPIKWLPSKLRSKVEKRVSFFSNMKPVPTT